One Sulfurihydrogenibium subterraneum DSM 15120 DNA segment encodes these proteins:
- the purH gene encoding bifunctional phosphoribosylaminoimidazolecarboxamide formyltransferase/IMP cyclohydrolase yields the protein MKRALISVSNKTGVLDFARELVNLGYQIVSSSGTAKYLKENGVDVIEVSQITGFPEILDGRVKTLHPKIHGGILAVRDNPNHLKQLEENGITPIDIVAINLYPFEETVKKGADLEEIIENIDIGGPAMVRASAKNYKYVAIITDPSDYDLVINELKTIGEVSLKTRQLLSLKAFRHTALYDSIISNVLNEKFGINEDFPNELTIPMRKKSPLRYGENPHQKASLYINPIEDGLSVANAKIIQGKEMSYNNYLDVEASLLLVKEFENPACVIVKHNNPCGVAESDNITDAYRLALQTDPRSAFGGIVAFNREVDGQTAKVLTELFLEVVVAPSFSKEALEVFSSKKNLRVVEITDFEKDLIGKDVKRISGGFLVQDRDKGLYETLEVVTERKPTEKELEDLIFALKVVKHVKSNAVVIAKDRRSVGIGVGQTSRVDSLETAVKKAQEFGLELEGSVLASEAFFPFRDSIDFAAKYGIKAVIQPGGSIRDSEVIQACNEHSIAMIFTKMRHFKH from the coding sequence TTGAAGAGAGCTTTAATATCTGTCTCAAATAAAACAGGTGTTTTAGATTTTGCAAGGGAGCTGGTAAATTTAGGATACCAGATAGTATCTTCTTCAGGAACTGCTAAGTATCTAAAAGAAAATGGTGTAGATGTAATAGAAGTATCACAAATCACAGGATTTCCAGAGATTTTAGACGGAAGAGTTAAAACTCTTCACCCAAAGATTCACGGCGGAATACTTGCAGTAAGAGACAACCCTAACCATTTAAAGCAACTTGAAGAAAATGGTATAACTCCAATAGACATAGTAGCAATTAACCTTTATCCTTTTGAAGAAACTGTAAAGAAAGGGGCTGATTTAGAAGAGATAATTGAAAATATAGACATTGGCGGACCTGCTATGGTTCGTGCATCTGCTAAAAACTACAAATATGTAGCAATAATAACAGACCCTTCTGACTACGATTTGGTTATAAATGAGTTAAAAACAATTGGCGAAGTATCCTTAAAAACAAGACAACTACTATCTTTAAAAGCATTTAGGCATACAGCTCTTTACGACAGTATAATATCAAACGTTTTAAATGAAAAATTTGGCATAAACGAAGACTTTCCTAACGAGCTTACAATTCCTATGAGAAAAAAATCTCCTTTACGCTATGGAGAAAACCCTCACCAAAAAGCATCTTTATACATAAACCCTATAGAAGATGGACTGTCTGTCGCAAACGCTAAAATAATCCAAGGAAAAGAGATGTCTTATAACAACTACCTTGACGTAGAGGCATCTTTACTCCTTGTGAAAGAGTTTGAAAATCCAGCCTGTGTTATAGTAAAACATAACAATCCCTGTGGTGTTGCAGAAAGTGATAACATTACAGACGCCTACAGGTTAGCATTACAGACAGACCCAAGGTCAGCTTTTGGAGGAATAGTAGCGTTTAATAGAGAGGTTGACGGACAGACTGCGAAAGTTTTAACGGAGTTATTTTTAGAAGTAGTGGTAGCCCCATCTTTTTCAAAGGAAGCTCTGGAAGTATTTAGTTCAAAGAAAAACTTAAGAGTAGTTGAAATTACAGACTTTGAAAAAGACTTAATAGGAAAGGACGTAAAGAGAATATCAGGTGGATTCTTAGTTCAAGATAGAGACAAAGGACTTTATGAAACTTTAGAAGTGGTAACAGAAAGAAAACCAACAGAAAAAGAGTTAGAAGACTTAATATTTGCTTTAAAAGTAGTGAAACACGTTAAGTCAAACGCAGTTGTGATAGCTAAAGACAGACGGTCAGTAGGTATAGGAGTTGGTCAAACTTCAAGGGTTGACAGTTTAGAAACTGCTGTTAAAAAAGCTCAAGAGTTTGGACTTGAGTTAGAAGGAAGTGTCCTTGCATCTGAAGCATTCTTCCCATTTAGAGACAGTATAGATTTTGCTGCTAAATACGGAATAAAAGCTGTTATTCAGCCTGGTGGTTCTATAAGAGACAGCGAAGTTATTCAGGCTTGCAACGAACACTCAATTGCTATGATTTTTACAAAAATGAGACACTTTAAACACTAA
- the folD gene encoding bifunctional methylenetetrahydrofolate dehydrogenase/methenyltetrahydrofolate cyclohydrolase FolD — MILLSGKELAEKIKSQIKEELQEFLNKGYRRPSLAVILVGNNPASQIYVNKKIKDCQSVGINSKPFFLPENITQIELLDLIGQLNGDEEVDGILVQLPLPSHINTLEIIEAINPKKDVDGFHPLNVGKLATGRNDGIVPCTPYGIMKLLEYYNIDTFGKDVVVVGASNIVGKPMSLLFLKDEKSTVTICHKNTKDLKSHTLKADILVVAVGKPKLITADMVKEGAVVIDVGINRVDGKIVGDVDFENVSKKVSAITPVPGGVGPMTVAMLLYNTFQAYKNNVIF, encoded by the coding sequence ATGATTCTTTTAAGTGGAAAAGAGTTAGCTGAAAAGATTAAAAGCCAGATAAAAGAAGAACTTCAAGAGTTTTTAAATAAAGGTTATAGAAGACCTTCTTTAGCTGTTATTTTAGTAGGAAATAATCCTGCAAGTCAGATATACGTTAATAAAAAGATTAAAGACTGTCAATCTGTAGGGATTAACTCTAAACCTTTTTTCCTACCTGAAAACATAACCCAGATAGAGCTTTTAGACCTTATAGGACAGCTTAACGGAGATGAGGAAGTTGACGGAATTTTAGTTCAGCTCCCTCTTCCTTCTCACATAAACACCCTTGAAATAATAGAAGCTATAAATCCAAAGAAAGACGTTGATGGATTTCACCCTCTTAACGTAGGAAAACTTGCAACTGGAAGAAATGATGGTATAGTTCCTTGTACTCCTTACGGTATAATGAAGCTCCTTGAGTACTACAATATAGACACTTTTGGAAAGGATGTTGTAGTAGTAGGGGCAAGTAATATAGTAGGAAAGCCTATGTCCTTGCTGTTTTTAAAAGATGAAAAATCTACAGTTACTATTTGTCATAAAAACACAAAAGATTTAAAGTCCCACACGTTAAAAGCTGATATTCTTGTGGTTGCAGTAGGTAAGCCTAAACTTATAACTGCAGATATGGTTAAAGAAGGAGCTGTTGTCATAGATGTAGGTATAAACAGGGTTGATGGTAAAATAGTTGGAGATGTAGACTTTGAAAATGTAAGTAAAAAAGTATCTGCCATAACACCTGTTCCAGGTGGCGTTGGTCCTATGACTGTTGCTATGCTACTTTATAACACTTTTCAGGCTTATAAAAATAACGTTATTTTTTAG